Proteins co-encoded in one Psychromonas sp. L1A2 genomic window:
- the cysG gene encoding siroheme synthase CysG yields the protein MDYLPIFTKLKNRHCLVVGGGDIAARKVHLLLKANASITICAPDICDSLLEKAKNNQLTIINEAFSDELIEGKWLVVAATNQHHINEHIAQLAEQKQILVNVVDEPKLCSFIMPSIVDRSPIVVAISSGGKAPVLARLIRERLEALLPMHLGRLAKISGEFRHRVKQVITKESLRRRYWEKLFGNGDLASLLQKGQIEKAQQFMEDNLTDEVAQGDVALVGAGPGDPSLLTLKALQLMQQADVVLYDRLVSKEILDLVRRDADLISVGKAAGKHEVEQSRTNQMLVELAQQGKKVVRLKGGDSFIFGRGGEELEELVEAGVAFQVVPGITSASGCSAYAGIPLTHRDYAQSVTFVTGHRKKDGKALDWKALAIPHQTLVVYMGLLQAQEIETNLLVNGRDANTPVALINKGTSNEQQVITGTLSELSKLGGGLEGPTLMIVGEVVQLSSKLNWFNPDNNKKLSRDPFLVNLS from the coding sequence ATGGATTATCTTCCTATTTTTACCAAATTAAAAAATCGTCATTGCCTTGTTGTTGGTGGTGGTGATATTGCTGCACGTAAAGTACATTTATTATTAAAAGCAAATGCATCAATCACTATTTGTGCTCCTGATATTTGTGATTCATTATTAGAAAAAGCTAAAAATAATCAGCTTACAATCATTAATGAAGCGTTTAGTGATGAACTGATCGAAGGTAAATGGTTAGTTGTTGCTGCAACCAATCAACATCATATTAATGAACATATTGCACAACTAGCTGAACAAAAACAGATTCTGGTTAATGTAGTTGATGAGCCTAAGTTATGTAGTTTCATTATGCCTTCTATTGTTGATCGCTCTCCAATCGTTGTTGCTATCTCTAGTGGCGGTAAAGCACCTGTACTAGCTCGTTTAATACGTGAACGTTTAGAAGCCTTATTACCAATGCATCTCGGGCGTTTGGCAAAAATTTCAGGCGAGTTTAGGCATCGTGTTAAACAAGTGATCACTAAAGAGTCTTTGCGCCGTCGTTATTGGGAAAAGTTATTTGGTAATGGCGATTTAGCAAGCCTATTACAAAAAGGTCAAATTGAAAAAGCGCAACAGTTTATGGAAGACAATCTGACTGATGAAGTTGCTCAAGGTGATGTTGCATTAGTTGGAGCAGGCCCTGGCGACCCATCATTGTTGACTTTAAAAGCATTGCAATTGATGCAACAAGCAGATGTTGTTTTATATGACCGTTTAGTATCGAAAGAAATTCTAGATTTAGTACGTCGTGATGCGGATTTAATTTCGGTTGGTAAAGCGGCAGGTAAGCATGAAGTTGAGCAATCTCGAACGAATCAAATGTTGGTTGAATTAGCGCAACAAGGTAAAAAAGTAGTGCGTTTAAAAGGTGGTGATTCCTTTATCTTCGGACGCGGTGGAGAAGAATTAGAAGAGCTTGTAGAAGCTGGCGTTGCTTTCCAAGTTGTGCCGGGTATCACGTCTGCTTCAGGCTGTAGTGCTTATGCGGGTATTCCTTTAACCCATCGTGATTATGCACAATCGGTTACTTTTGTTACTGGTCACAGAAAGAAAGATGGCAAAGCATTAGATTGGAAAGCGTTAGCTATTCCACATCAAACCTTAGTGGTCTACATGGGCTTATTACAAGCTCAAGAAATAGAAACTAATCTATTAGTGAATGGACGCGATGCGAACACACCTGTTGCCTTAATCAATAAAGGAACCAGTAACGAACAGCAAGTTATTACAGGAACTTTATCAGAACTATCTAAATTAGGTGGTGGTTTGGAAGGGCCGACGCTTATGATTGTAGGTGAGGTTGTACAGTTATCTTCTAAGCTTAATTGGTTTAATCCTGACAATAATAAAAAACTATCACGAGACCCGTTTTTAGTTAACTTATCTTAG
- a CDS encoding type IV pilin protein translates to MNKLDFRENKLRGFTLIELLVCLVVIGILAGIAYPSYQSFVITTRRGDAQTELIKAQMEQSSYRILQPIYISNPASAGLPLNSEYYTFSIVSAAAHTYVMKAVAKISSSQNNDKAACKALFIDQNNVKTSDGSQDNAFCWHQ, encoded by the coding sequence ATGAATAAACTAGACTTTAGAGAGAATAAACTTCGCGGTTTTACTTTAATTGAATTACTTGTTTGTCTTGTGGTTATCGGAATATTAGCCGGTATTGCTTACCCTTCTTACCAAAGCTTTGTGATAACAACACGACGAGGAGATGCACAAACTGAATTAATAAAGGCTCAAATGGAGCAAAGTAGCTACCGTATTCTGCAGCCAATTTACATTAGTAATCCAGCCTCAGCAGGCTTACCGTTAAATAGCGAATATTACACATTTAGTATTGTTTCAGCGGCCGCACACACCTATGTTATGAAGGCAGTCGCTAAAATAAGTAGTTCTCAAAATAATGATAAAGCCGCATGTAAGGCACTATTTATTGATCAGAATAATGTTAAAACCAGTGATGGTAGTCAAGACAATGCTTTTTGTTGGCATCAATAG
- the rsmC gene encoding 16S rRNA (guanine(1207)-N(2))-methyltransferase RsmC, producing MALNQVFSNPSQVLQRNEALFTGKSILVAGNIDDSYPINLERIASSSCFCFNDFRYYDKLKDKLTTSDVHFTANYQGKENQEKFDLLLVYIPKAKNEIEYLLANLTPHLKENADIILVGEKKCGIKSVATLLVPYSEYSNAIDSARHCSVIYAQLSKPVATFNQQQWIKDYQLNINDISLTIRSLPGVFSFGELDKGSELLLNNLPDELSGQGLDFGCGAGVLSCYLLKKHQQLQLDLIDVNVYALESAKLTLEKNALQANVFASDVFSNVNKEYDLLLSNPPFHSGQKTNYDAAEEFISKSVNFLKKKGKLTIVANKFLRYEPLLTITYKKFFEDAQNNKFKVLSCLK from the coding sequence ATGGCACTTAATCAAGTATTTTCAAATCCGAGCCAAGTTTTACAGCGTAATGAAGCGTTATTTACAGGAAAGTCTATCTTAGTCGCAGGTAATATCGACGACAGTTATCCAATTAACCTTGAAAGAATAGCATCATCAAGCTGCTTTTGTTTTAATGATTTTCGTTATTATGACAAATTAAAAGACAAATTAACGACATCTGATGTCCATTTTACAGCGAATTATCAAGGGAAAGAAAACCAAGAAAAATTCGACTTATTATTAGTTTATATCCCTAAAGCAAAAAACGAAATTGAATATTTACTTGCCAACCTCACCCCTCACCTTAAAGAAAATGCAGATATCATTCTAGTAGGTGAAAAAAAATGTGGCATCAAAAGCGTTGCAACATTATTAGTCCCTTACTCAGAATATAGTAATGCGATCGACTCAGCTCGACATTGCAGTGTTATTTATGCTCAATTAAGTAAACCTGTTGCAACTTTTAACCAACAACAATGGATAAAAGACTATCAGCTTAATATTAATGACATTTCACTTACAATTCGTTCCTTACCTGGTGTATTTAGTTTTGGCGAATTAGATAAAGGTAGCGAGTTGTTATTGAACAATTTACCTGATGAATTAAGCGGACAAGGTTTAGATTTTGGTTGTGGTGCAGGAGTGCTTTCTTGTTACCTCCTGAAAAAACATCAACAATTACAACTAGATTTAATTGATGTAAATGTCTATGCTTTAGAGAGCGCAAAACTCACTTTAGAAAAAAATGCACTACAGGCAAATGTGTTTGCATCGGACGTGTTCTCAAATGTAAATAAAGAATATGATTTATTGCTTTCAAATCCACCGTTTCATTCTGGTCAAAAAACAAACTATGATGCAGCAGAAGAGTTCATCAGCAAGTCTGTTAACTTTTTGAAGAAAAAAGGAAAATTAACGATTGTAGCAAATAAGTTTTTACGTTATGAGCCACTTTTAACGATTACTTATAAAAAATTCTTTGAAGATGCTCAAAACAATAAGTTTAAAGTATTGAGCTGCCTCAAATAA
- the mdh gene encoding malate dehydrogenase, producing MKVAVLGAAGGIGQALSLLLKTQLPAGSELALYDVAPVVPGVAVDLSHIPTAVKVEGFGADALGAALTGADIVIIPAGMPRKPGMDRADLFAVNAGIIKTLAEGIVANCPKALVGVITNPVNGTVPIVAEVFKKAGVYDKNRIFGVTTLDVIRSEAFVAELKGLNVAEVKVPVIGGHSGTTILPLLSQVEGVTFTEEEVAALTPRIQNAGTEVVNAKAGGGSATLSMGAAAARFCLSLVKGLQGEDVVDYAYVDIDGGDAPYFAHPVRLGVNGVVEILSYGKLSAFEEKAKNDMLVTLNKDIQEGVDFINS from the coding sequence ATGAAAGTTGCTGTTCTTGGTGCTGCAGGTGGTATCGGTCAAGCGTTGTCGTTATTATTAAAAACTCAACTACCAGCTGGTTCTGAACTAGCATTATACGATGTTGCTCCAGTTGTTCCTGGTGTAGCGGTTGATTTATCACACATCCCAACAGCAGTTAAAGTTGAAGGTTTTGGTGCTGATGCGTTAGGCGCTGCATTAACAGGTGCTGATATTGTTATTATCCCTGCGGGCATGCCACGTAAACCAGGTATGGACCGTGCTGATTTATTCGCAGTGAATGCTGGTATTATCAAAACGTTAGCTGAAGGCATTGTTGCTAACTGCCCTAAAGCATTAGTTGGTGTTATCACTAACCCAGTAAATGGTACTGTTCCAATCGTTGCTGAAGTGTTCAAAAAAGCGGGTGTTTATGATAAAAACCGTATATTTGGTGTAACAACGCTTGATGTTATCCGTAGTGAAGCATTTGTTGCTGAACTTAAAGGTCTCAACGTTGCTGAAGTTAAAGTGCCAGTCATTGGCGGTCACTCAGGTACAACTATTTTACCACTTCTTTCTCAAGTTGAAGGTGTAACGTTCACTGAAGAAGAAGTTGCTGCATTAACTCCACGTATCCAAAATGCGGGTACTGAAGTTGTAAATGCTAAAGCTGGTGGCGGTTCTGCTACTTTATCTATGGGTGCTGCTGCTGCTCGTTTTTGTTTATCTTTAGTTAAAGGTTTACAAGGCGAAGACGTTGTAGATTACGCATACGTTGATATTGATGGTGGCGATGCTCCTTACTTTGCTCATCCGGTACGCTTGGGTGTTAACGGTGTAGTTGAAATTTTATCATACGGTAAATTATCAGCCTTTGAAGAAAAAGCTAAAAACGATATGTTAGTAACACTTAACAAAGACATCCAAGAAGGTGTTGATTTTATAAATAGCTAA
- a CDS encoding transporter substrate-binding domain-containing protein yields the protein MISFSRQLALICLLLSTSLSANTSKQLQVKFATDANYFPFEYLSDDKEIQGFDIDIAKAICEQANLKCSFEHHRFDGLLLTLPFGRYDAVIAALDITSERLEKVDFSDSYYKVPPVFISKEQLQGEFSLEGKFIGVQANTSNQSYLIQFAKENSYIVPYYSSQAALKDLKLQRIDAVFADFAVVNDFLSKQEQDNELVISRTEAVFVEQFSKGYGIAVKKNNHILRQRLNLGLKQIVENGTYAKIFQEYFP from the coding sequence ATGATTTCTTTTTCTCGTCAACTCGCACTTATCTGCCTCTTATTGTCAACTTCATTGAGTGCAAACACTTCAAAACAACTGCAAGTTAAGTTTGCGACTGATGCTAATTATTTCCCTTTTGAATACTTGTCTGACGATAAAGAAATTCAAGGCTTTGATATTGATATTGCTAAAGCGATCTGTGAGCAAGCCAATTTAAAATGTAGCTTTGAACATCATCGTTTTGATGGTTTGTTACTTACCTTACCTTTTGGCCGTTATGATGCAGTCATTGCAGCATTAGATATCACCAGTGAGCGATTAGAGAAAGTCGACTTCAGTGATAGCTACTATAAAGTACCGCCAGTTTTTATCAGTAAAGAGCAACTACAAGGAGAGTTTTCATTAGAAGGTAAATTTATTGGCGTTCAGGCAAATACATCTAATCAAAGTTATCTTATTCAATTTGCAAAAGAAAATAGTTATATCGTGCCTTACTATTCATCCCAAGCGGCTTTAAAGGATTTGAAACTGCAAAGAATTGATGCTGTGTTTGCTGATTTTGCTGTTGTAAATGACTTTTTAAGTAAACAGGAACAAGATAATGAACTGGTGATTAGTAGAACTGAAGCTGTGTTTGTTGAGCAGTTTTCTAAAGGCTATGGTATTGCCGTTAAGAAAAATAATCACATTTTACGCCAACGTTTAAACCTCGGTTTGAAGCAGATTGTTGAAAATGGTACCTATGCAAAGATTTTTCAGGAATATTTCCCTTAA
- the glgC gene encoding glucose-1-phosphate adenylyltransferase translates to MAKVLSMILAGGEGSRLYPLTQSRTKPSVPFGGSYRLIDCVLNNFVNSDLLRIYVLTQFKSQSLNSHLRQAWELNSFTDTFIDAIPAQMRTGKHWYSGTADAIYQNLQFIEVDDAPIVCIFGSDHIYKMDIRQKISYHKEKDAILTVSAIRLPKEQAYHFGIIEVDTDGRMISFVEKPSVEDAKTIPGDPDNVLASMGNYVFNSQELQRELIRDAADEASSHDFGKDIIPHLMPTGKVFVYDFTTNKILNEDGEAYWRDVGTIESYWEANMDLIKSTPPISFYNRAWPMHTHYPALPAANFQNDGDITCSIRRSLISDGALIIGATIKKSVLGFNCFVGQRSNVYKSVLLGDTKIGKDCEIIKTIIDKDVEIADGVKIGVNLENDKKRFTVSDEGIVVIPKGSRIGF, encoded by the coding sequence ATGGCAAAAGTTCTCTCTATGATTTTAGCAGGTGGTGAAGGTTCACGCCTTTACCCCTTAACACAATCTCGTACCAAACCTTCTGTTCCATTTGGGGGAAGTTACCGTCTTATCGACTGTGTACTTAATAACTTTGTTAACTCTGATTTATTGAGGATTTATGTATTAACACAGTTTAAATCTCAATCGCTCAACTCTCATTTACGCCAAGCTTGGGAATTAAACAGCTTCACAGATACTTTTATTGATGCTATTCCTGCACAAATGCGTACAGGGAAACATTGGTATAGTGGTACTGCTGATGCAATTTATCAAAACTTACAATTTATTGAAGTAGATGATGCTCCAATAGTGTGTATTTTTGGTAGTGATCATATCTACAAAATGGATATACGACAGAAGATTAGCTATCACAAAGAAAAAGACGCTATTTTAACCGTCTCAGCGATTCGTTTGCCTAAAGAACAAGCTTACCACTTTGGTATTATTGAAGTAGATACTGACGGGCGTATGATCAGTTTTGTTGAAAAGCCTTCAGTGGAAGACGCAAAGACGATTCCAGGTGATCCTGATAATGTATTAGCGTCAATGGGTAACTATGTTTTTAATTCTCAAGAGCTACAAAGAGAATTAATTCGAGATGCAGCCGATGAAGCATCAAGTCATGATTTCGGTAAAGATATCATTCCGCACCTAATGCCAACAGGTAAAGTGTTTGTATATGATTTCACTACTAATAAAATACTGAATGAAGATGGTGAAGCTTATTGGCGTGATGTGGGTACAATAGAGTCGTATTGGGAAGCTAATATGGATCTGATCAAATCAACTCCTCCAATCTCTTTTTATAATAGAGCATGGCCGATGCATACCCACTACCCTGCGTTACCAGCAGCAAACTTTCAGAATGATGGTGATATCACTTGTTCGATCAGACGATCTCTCATTTCCGACGGTGCTTTAATCATTGGCGCTACAATCAAAAAATCGGTGTTAGGCTTTAATTGCTTTGTTGGTCAACGTAGTAATGTTTATAAATCTGTTCTATTAGGTGACACTAAAATCGGTAAAGATTGTGAAATAATCAAAACAATTATTGATAAAGATGTTGAAATAGCCGATGGTGTAAAGATTGGCGTTAATCTAGAAAATGATAAAAAACGGTTTACTGTTTCTGATGAAGGAATAGTCGTTATACCCAAAGGTTCCAGAATCGGCTTCTAA
- the glgC gene encoding glucose-1-phosphate adenylyltransferase, translating to MSGILAMILAGGEGSRLFPLTQNRTKPAVPFGGNYRLVDFALNNFVNADLMKIYVLTQFKSQSLNIHLRRAWRLSGISDRFIEAIPAQQRVNKNWYSGTADAIYQNYRFIEKSKADHVCIFGSDHIYKMDVQQMVDYHKKMGGALTVAAIRVQKSQAHHFGIIEINETGHMIGFTEKPSVEEAKTIPGDPEHVLASMGNYIFKADTLIEELEKDAFEENSSHDFGKDIIPKLFPQGKVYVYNFSDNKIPGEPEHAYWRDVGTIDSYWEAHMDLLNDDQPISLYNKHWPLHTYHPPLPPATFRDQGDSVTNVSKSHIGAGSYINGANIENSILGFRSHLCTHVKIKGCVFLGNVKVGKGARLTNVILDKNVEIAPNTIIGENIEEDRKHFTVSEKGIVVIAKGSRVGFE from the coding sequence ATGTCTGGTATTTTAGCTATGATTCTTGCGGGAGGTGAAGGGTCTCGGCTTTTTCCGTTAACCCAGAACCGAACCAAACCCGCGGTGCCTTTTGGTGGTAATTATAGATTAGTAGATTTTGCATTAAATAACTTCGTCAATGCAGACTTAATGAAAATTTATGTTCTGACCCAATTCAAATCCCAATCCCTCAATATTCATTTACGTCGCGCATGGCGTTTATCAGGCATTTCAGATCGTTTTATTGAGGCGATCCCTGCACAACAGCGTGTTAATAAAAACTGGTACTCAGGTACGGCTGATGCCATTTATCAAAATTATCGTTTTATTGAAAAAAGCAAAGCAGATCATGTATGTATTTTTGGTAGTGACCACATCTATAAAATGGATGTTCAACAAATGGTTGATTACCATAAAAAAATGGGTGGAGCATTAACAGTTGCAGCGATTAGAGTACAAAAAAGCCAAGCCCACCACTTCGGTATTATAGAAATCAATGAAACAGGTCACATGATTGGCTTTACCGAAAAACCTTCTGTTGAAGAAGCTAAAACTATTCCAGGTGACCCAGAACATGTGCTTGCTTCTATGGGGAACTACATTTTTAAAGCAGATACATTAATCGAAGAACTAGAAAAAGATGCCTTCGAAGAAAATTCTAGTCATGATTTTGGTAAAGATATTATTCCTAAGTTATTTCCTCAAGGGAAAGTGTATGTGTATAACTTTAGTGACAATAAAATACCAGGCGAACCAGAACATGCATATTGGCGTGATGTAGGGACGATTGATTCCTACTGGGAAGCCCATATGGATTTATTAAACGATGACCAACCTATTTCTTTATACAATAAACATTGGCCATTACACACCTATCACCCACCATTACCCCCAGCCACCTTTCGAGACCAAGGTGATTCTGTAACCAATGTCTCTAAATCTCATATCGGAGCAGGTTCTTATATTAATGGCGCCAATATAGAGAATTCTATTCTCGGTTTTAGAAGTCATCTATGTACCCATGTAAAAATAAAAGGGTGCGTATTTTTAGGTAATGTAAAAGTTGGTAAAGGTGCACGCTTAACCAATGTCATTCTCGACAAAAATGTTGAAATTGCACCCAATACTATTATTGGTGAAAATATAGAAGAAGATCGCAAACACTTTACCGTTTCTGAAAAAGGTATTGTTGTTATTGCAAAAGGAAGTCGAGTGGGGTTTGAGTAA
- the argR gene encoding transcriptional regulator ArgR, protein MRQTSELMDFFKCLLKEEHLSSQSEIVDALIEAGFTHINQSKVSRMLSKTGAVRTRNATGEMVYCLPAELGIPATTSPLKNLVVDIDRNDSLIVIRTSPGAAQLIARLLDSMGKAEGILGTIAGDDTIYIAPSNTQEIEATLAVVHKLFD, encoded by the coding sequence ATGCGACAGACTTCTGAACTAATGGACTTTTTTAAATGCCTTCTTAAAGAAGAGCATTTGAGCTCACAAAGTGAGATTGTCGATGCTTTAATAGAAGCTGGATTTACGCATATCAACCAATCTAAAGTGTCACGTATGTTAAGTAAAACAGGCGCAGTTAGAACACGAAATGCCACAGGTGAAATGGTTTATTGTTTACCTGCCGAGTTAGGTATCCCAGCAACCACCAGTCCGCTTAAAAACTTAGTGGTAGATATAGATAGAAATGACAGTTTAATCGTTATACGTACTAGCCCTGGAGCTGCGCAATTGATAGCCCGCTTATTAGACTCGATGGGTAAAGCAGAAGGAATTTTAGGTACAATCGCGGGAGATGATACTATTTATATTGCACCCAGTAATACTCAAGAAATTGAAGCAACACTAGCAGTTGTGCATAAACTATTTGATTAA
- the glgA gene encoding glycogen synthase GlgA, translating into MDSHKLKILFISSEVEGFSKTGGLADVAKSLPLELRNLGHEIVIVTPFYRTLNHREHAQQTHLLNLHTDSSRPDIQFSVQELSLDGIKVLGIDNAHYFDRPGLYGEDNNAYPDNGERFAFFSLAALLTTLAEDFSPDIIHCNDWHTGLVPYLLKTRFYNNSFFTNSKTVITSHNSAFQGIFEKSQLNLIPEVSACMDERVLENYSYINFLKVGVLYADKVNTVSPNYASELLTTLGSHGMSNHFIERIHDFQGILNGCDYNDWSPETDKLIPFNFDSNDLSGKDKCKAALQKEVGLEAIDVPVYGMVCRLTDQKGFGLIIPILDRFLKHNVQLIIVGSGDPSITGHLTALASHYKDKFKFIDAYSNELSHLIEAGSDFFMMPSIFEPCGLNQLYSLAYGTLPIVRAVGGLKDTVIDYDQDPDNANGFMFYDPNPNQLLNILRRALLLYIEQPEEMLRLQKQAMKSHFYWSDSAKHYERLYQDALHLDQHWEN; encoded by the coding sequence ATGGATTCTCATAAATTGAAAATTTTATTTATCTCATCTGAAGTTGAAGGTTTCTCTAAAACCGGTGGTCTTGCTGATGTAGCAAAGTCTCTTCCACTTGAGCTTCGTAATTTAGGTCACGAAATAGTTATTGTGACTCCATTTTATCGAACACTTAATCACAGAGAACATGCCCAACAAACTCATTTATTAAACTTGCATACTGATAGCTCACGCCCAGATATTCAATTTTCAGTACAAGAACTCTCATTAGATGGTATCAAAGTATTAGGCATTGATAACGCACATTATTTTGATCGTCCTGGTCTATATGGTGAAGACAACAATGCTTATCCTGATAATGGAGAACGTTTTGCATTTTTTAGTTTAGCCGCTTTACTGACCACTTTAGCTGAAGATTTTTCACCAGATATTATCCATTGTAATGATTGGCATACTGGATTAGTTCCCTATTTATTAAAAACTCGTTTCTATAACAACTCTTTCTTTACTAACAGTAAAACAGTTATCACTAGTCATAACTCAGCGTTTCAAGGCATTTTTGAAAAATCTCAATTAAACCTTATTCCAGAAGTAAGCGCATGTATGGATGAACGTGTATTAGAGAATTATAGCTATATTAACTTTTTAAAAGTAGGCGTTCTTTATGCTGATAAAGTCAATACTGTAAGTCCAAACTATGCCAGTGAGTTACTAACAACCTTAGGCTCTCACGGTATGTCAAATCACTTTATTGAACGTATTCATGACTTTCAAGGGATATTAAATGGCTGTGATTATAATGATTGGAGTCCTGAGACAGATAAATTAATCCCATTTAATTTCGATAGTAATGATCTTTCGGGTAAAGATAAATGTAAAGCAGCATTACAAAAAGAAGTTGGACTGGAAGCGATAGATGTTCCAGTGTATGGGATGGTTTGTCGTTTAACAGATCAAAAAGGCTTTGGGTTAATTATTCCTATCCTAGATCGTTTTTTGAAACATAACGTACAATTGATCATTGTTGGATCTGGAGATCCTAGCATTACAGGCCATTTAACGGCACTAGCTAGTCATTATAAAGATAAATTTAAATTTATTGATGCTTATAGCAATGAATTATCACACTTGATTGAAGCAGGCTCAGACTTCTTTATGATGCCATCTATATTCGAACCTTGTGGTTTGAACCAACTCTATAGTTTAGCTTATGGCACCTTACCTATTGTACGTGCTGTGGGAGGACTAAAAGATACCGTCATTGACTACGACCAAGACCCAGATAATGCAAATGGGTTTATGTTTTATGACCCCAATCCCAACCAGTTACTAAATATACTTCGTCGCGCTTTATTACTTTATATCGAGCAACCAGAAGAAATGTTGCGCTTACAAAAACAAGCAATGAAATCTCACTTCTATTGGTCTGACTCAGCTAAGCACTATGAACGTTTGTATCAAGATGCATTACACTTAGACCAACATTGGGAAAATTAA
- a CDS encoding CBS domain-containing protein, with translation MKVLEAMTSRVVTVDMDDRMPVLQNILSQAGFHHLLVVEEGKLQGVISDRDLLRTLSPFLNTETESVRDSETAQRPAHQIMTRSPITIEPNTLVKDALTLMLTHDISCLPVLDGDNIVGIFTIHDGVRSLI, from the coding sequence ATGAAAGTATTAGAGGCAATGACTTCAAGAGTTGTCACCGTTGATATGGATGACCGCATGCCAGTTCTTCAAAATATTTTATCACAAGCTGGTTTCCATCATTTATTGGTGGTGGAGGAGGGAAAGTTACAAGGTGTTATTAGTGATCGTGATTTATTACGGACATTAAGCCCTTTTTTAAATACAGAAACAGAATCTGTACGTGATTCAGAAACTGCACAACGACCCGCTCATCAAATAATGACCCGGTCTCCCATTACCATAGAGCCAAATACTTTAGTAAAAGATGCATTAACCTTAATGTTGACGCATGATATTAGTTGTTTACCTGTGCTCGATGGCGATAATATTGTTGGTATATTTACTATTCATGATGGAGTAAGGTCGCTTATTTAA